The DNA segment CGACTTTTACAGGCTTAACCAAGGAAAAGTAAAAGTAAAACGTGTCAACATCGACTTTTACTTGTTTTTTTAAATTCCCATCCCACTTAACAGATACAAGTCTTCCTCTTGACCCCAATTTTACCACGCTGCTCAATCTTTTTAATATAATCGGTAGCAAGCGGTACCTTACAGGCAGTGTTTCCAACATCGACATGCACTTTACCAATAACTCCGGCAACCCGGATCGCTTCTTCGTAAAGCTCAACAACATAAGCTCCAACACATATAACAAAATTATTCATCACATAGCGGACCCGATTTTTTTCTAAATGGATCGAAGTTTCAACCTGTTTCAAGAGCGTGCGTATTTCCTCCAGGTCCAGCTTTTCATCAGGTGTAATCGATAAATAATTAGAATATGTACTCCACCCGGCAACGGCAGTCATCTCTACTTCTGATTTCATCCATTCCTTTGCCAGTTCCATGGCGTAATTACTTTCTGCCGCCACGCTCGCCACCGTATATTCCGCGAGCATATACCAGTTGGCATTCTTCACCCACTCC comes from the Neobacillus sp. PS2-9 genome and includes:
- a CDS encoding DNA alkylation repair protein — its product is MKLDEIMHKLEELGSEQTKKTFMNHGAKGAFFGVKVGDLKKLVKYVKKDQELALALYNTGNHDAMYLAGLSVNPKLMEKETLQEWVKNANWYMLAEYTVASVAAESNYAMELAKEWMKSEVEMTAVAGWSTYSNYLSITPDEKLDLEEIRTLLKQVETSIHLEKNRVRYVMNNFVICVGAYVVELYEEAIRVAGVIGKVHVDVGNTACKVPLATDYIKKIEQRGKIGVKRKTCIC